The following proteins are co-located in the Telopea speciosissima isolate NSW1024214 ecotype Mountain lineage chromosome 9, Tspe_v1, whole genome shotgun sequence genome:
- the LOC122640307 gene encoding glycine-rich protein 5-like, translated as MTRKLLLVLLFIGAILCTTHARNLVKQQGSFEEEKTFFRRYGGGLGGGGGVGGGAGGGGAGGGLGGGSGAGLGGGTGLGGGAGGGAGAGGGLGGGAGAGIGGGAGLGGGAGGGVGGGAGAGLGGGAGLGGGAGAGGGAGGGGAGLGGGAGAGGGAGGGGGVGGGLP; from the exons ATGACTAGAAAGCTGCTTCTCGTTTTGCTCTTTATTGGTGCCATTCTTTGCACCACTCATGCAAGGAACCTTGTGAAGCAACAGGGTTCCTTTGAGGAGGAGAAGACTTTCTTCCGTAGATATGGTGGTGGGTTAGGTGGCGGTGGtggagttggaggtggtgctggtggtggagGTGCAGGTGGTGGACTGGGTGGTGGTTCAGGAGCTGGGCTTGGTGGAGGAACTGGACTTGGAGGTGGAGCCGGTGGAGGAGCAGGTGCAGGTGGTGGACTGGGTGGCGGTGCAGGAGCTGGGATTGGTGGAGGAGCTGGACTTGGAGGTGGCGCCG GAGGTGGCGTCGGTGGTGGTGCAGGAGCTGGGCTTGGTGGAGGAGCTGGACTTGGAGGTGGTGCTGGTGccggtggtggtgctggtggtggaggagctggacttggaggtggtgctggtgccggtggtggtgctggtggtggaggaggtgtaGGTGGTGGACTCCCTTGA